The Glycine soja cultivar W05 chromosome 6, ASM419377v2, whole genome shotgun sequence genome has a window encoding:
- the LOC114415604 gene encoding CDPK-related kinase 6-like: MGHCCSKNIAVNNETLPSDHAPKPPHYAAATVAVASPPPSGSSISAATPGRNTPAQSFSMSPFPSPLPAGVAPSPAKTPGRKFRWPLPPPSPAKPIMAALLRRQGKAKPKEGPIPEEQGEGGGGGEGERSLDKSFGYGKNFGAKFELGKEVGRGHFGHTCWAKGKKGDLKGQSVAVKIISKAKMTSAIAIEDVRREVKMLKALSGHKNLVKFYDAFEDVNNVYIVMELCEGGELLDRILDRGGRYPEDDAKAILVQILDVVAFCHLQGVVHRDLKPENFLFVSKEEDAVMKVIDFGLSDFVRPDQRLNDIVGSAYYVAPEVLHRSYSVEGDLWSIGVISYILLCGSRPFWARTESGIFRSVLRANPNFDDSPWPSISPEAKDFVKRLLNKDHRKRMTAAQALAHPWLRNEKNAIPLDILIYKLVKSYVRASPLRRAALKSLAKALNEDELIYLRAQFNLLEPKDGCISLENFRVALMKNTTDAMKESRVPEILNLMEPLSYKKLDFKEFCAAAISVYQLEVHQEWDRIATTAFEYFEETGNRVISVEELAQEMNLGPSAYSSMGDWIRKSDGKLSLVGYTKFLHGVTMRSSNTRHRQLV; this comes from the exons ATGGGGCATTGCTGCAGCAAAAACATCGCCGTCAACAACGAGACGCTGCCCTCCGATCACGCCCCCAAGCCGCCGCATTACGCGGCGGCGACGGTGGCGGTGGCGTCTCCGCCACCGTCGGGGAGCTCGATCTCCGCCGCGACTCCAGGGAGGAACACGCCGGCGCAATCGTTTTCGATGAGCCCGTTCCCGAGCCCCCTCCCGGCGGGCGTGGCGCCGTCGCCGGCGAAGACGCCGGGGAGGAAGTTCCGATGGCCGCTGCCGCCGCCCTCGCCGGCGAAGCCGATCATGGCGGCGCTGCTGCGGCGGCAGGGGAAGGCGAAGCCCAAGGAGGGGCCCATACCGGAGGAGCAAGGGGAGGGTGGCGGCGGCGGCGAGGGTGAGAGGTCGCTCGATAAGAGCTTCGGTTATGGGAAGAATTTTGGGGCCAAGTTCGAGTTGGGGAAGGAAGTGGGTCGAGGGCATTTTGGTCACACGTGTTGGGCCAAGGGGAAGAAGGGTGACCTCAAGGGACAATCTGTTGCTGTTAAAATCATATCCAAAGCTAAG ATGACTTCAGCAATTGCAATCGAAGATGTACGGAGGGAGGTCAAAATGTTGAAGGCTTTATCTGGACATAAGAATTTGGTCAAGTTTTATGATGCATTTGAGGATGTCAACAACGTTTACATTGTTATGGA GTTGTGTGAGGGTGGAGAATTACTTGACAGAATTCTTGATAG aggtGGAAGATATCCAGAGGATGATGCTAAAGCTATTCTTGTACAAATTCTAGATGTAGTTGCGTTTTGTCATCTTCAAGGAGTAGTTCATCGTGATCTAAAACCAGAG aattttctttttgtctctAAAGAAGAGGATGCTGTGATGAAAGTTATTGATTTTGGGCTATCTGATTTTGTTAGGCCAG ATCAACGCCTCAATGATATTGTTGGCAGTGCTTACTATGTTGCACCTGAAGTGCTCCATAGATCTTATAGTGTTGAAGGAGACTTATGGAGTATTGGGGTTATATCATACATATTGTTATGTGGAAGTAGACCATTTTGGGCACGCACTGAATCAGGAATTTTCCGATCTGTCTTAAGAGCAAATCCTAACTTTGATGATTCACCTTGGCCATCAATATCACCCGAAGCTAAAGACTTTGTGAAGAGACTTCTGAACAAGGACCACAGGAAAAGGATGACTGCTGCTCAAGCTTTAG CTCACCCATGGTTGAGAAACGAAAAAAATGCTATTCCTTTAGATATTTTGATATACAAGTTAGTAAAGTCATATGTGCGTGCCTCACCTTTGAGACGTGCAGCATTGAAG TCTCTCGCAAAAGCATTGAATGAAGACGAGCTAATATACCTTAGAGCGCAGTTTAACCTCTTGGAGCCTAAAGATGGCTGCATCTCGCTTGAGAATTTTAGAGTT GCTCTCATGAAAAATACAACTGATGCCATGAAGGAGTCAAGGGTccctgaaattttaaatttg ATGGAGCCACTCTCCTATAAAAAATTGGACTTCAAAGAGTTTTGCGCTGCTGCAATCAGTGTGTACCAGCTTGAAGTTCATCAAGAATGGGATAGAATCGCTACCACAGCTTTCGAGTATTTTGAGGAAACAGGAAACCGAGTCATTTCAGTTGAGGAGTTGGCTCAG GAGATGAATTTGGGTCCATCAGCCTACTCTTCAATGGGTGATTGGATCAGAAAATCTGATGGAAAACTCAGCTTGGTCGGATATACAAAGTTTTTGCATGGTGTCACAATGCGTAGTTCAAATACAAGACACCGACAGCTAGTATAA